The Desulfovibrionales bacterium genome has a window encoding:
- a CDS encoding FAD/NAD(P)-binding protein: MGSPSPYLPGLATIMKIEEQTAMEKLFMVRPNDGKPLGHKPGQFVEVSVFGVGECPISVSSAPNKKTDFEICVRRAGNVTNALHNLKAGDVIGIRGPYGTHFPFEDLKGKDLLFVAGGLGIVPLRSFINYALERRRDYGRIIILFGARTPADRLFKAEIASLARRPDLEYLETVDVGDASWKGNVGVITTLFPKFTIDPKKTYAIMVGPPVMYRFAIAAARAKGLADDHIIVSLERKMKCGLGKCGHCQMGPVYVCQEGPVFNFAAIKNLEEALS; encoded by the coding sequence ATGGGCTCACCATCTCCCTACCTGCCCGGTCTCGCCACTATTATGAAGATCGAAGAGCAGACGGCTATGGAAAAGCTGTTTATGGTTCGTCCTAATGATGGAAAGCCTCTGGGGCATAAGCCGGGACAGTTTGTCGAGGTTTCTGTATTTGGTGTGGGTGAATGTCCTATTTCGGTCTCTTCGGCGCCCAACAAAAAAACAGATTTTGAGATATGTGTGCGCCGGGCCGGCAATGTTACCAACGCCTTGCATAACCTGAAAGCGGGAGATGTTATCGGCATACGCGGCCCTTATGGTACGCACTTCCCGTTTGAGGATCTCAAAGGTAAAGACCTTCTGTTTGTGGCCGGGGGGCTGGGAATCGTGCCTTTGCGGTCTTTTATCAACTATGCCCTGGAAAGGCGAAGGGATTACGGCAGAATAATTATACTCTTCGGGGCGCGAACACCGGCCGACCGTCTTTTCAAGGCAGAGATTGCTTCCCTGGCAAGGCGTCCGGACCTTGAATACCTGGAGACCGTGGATGTAGGCGATGCCTCCTGGAAGGGCAATGTGGGGGTCATTACCACCCTTTTCCCGAAATTTACCATTGATCCTAAAAAGACGTATGCCATTATGGTCGGGCCGCCGGTGATGTATCGTTTTGCCATAGCCGCGGCCAGGGCCAAGGGCCTGGCCGATGATCATATCATCGTTTCCCTTGAGAGGAAGATGAAATGTGGGTTAGGCAAGTGCGGCCACTGTCAGATGGGTCCGGTTTATGTCTGTCAGGAGGGGCCGGTGTTTAATTTTGCGGCGATAAAGAATCTGGAGGAGGCCTTGTCATGA
- a CDS encoding 4Fe-4S dicluster domain-containing protein: MSLAIIEKEGLHLFVAELLRQKNTVVGVKDQSAVSSIPGDSGFYTYAPINSPGEMTLSFDVTLIPPKKYLLPAYEQLLTFNLSPGSIKADAPKEELIIFGVHPYDIIAINQMDKVFSAIPQDNHYLERRKRTTIIGIDPVKVAPRAFWSSMGADTVAGGFDLMLTDIGQCYVVDVGSKKGASLLKTAPRTREAAPAEVKERDKVRAEARKRCDANRLSFSYLELPSLLDGNEEHVIWEEKSHLCFSCGTCNLVCPTCYCFDVRDDVSIDLKKGSRYRTWDGCLLSDFARVAGGGNFRGHRADRYRHRFYRKGQFIYRRFGDIACVGCGRCSAQCPSDIADPVTVFNRLKEGI, translated from the coding sequence ATGAGCCTGGCAATTATTGAGAAAGAAGGACTGCATTTGTTTGTGGCGGAGCTTTTGCGCCAGAAGAATACCGTGGTCGGCGTAAAGGACCAGTCGGCAGTTTCTTCCATACCCGGGGATAGCGGCTTTTACACTTATGCTCCGATTAATTCACCGGGGGAGATGACCCTTTCTTTTGATGTTACGCTTATCCCTCCCAAGAAATACCTCTTACCGGCCTATGAGCAGCTTTTGACCTTTAACCTGTCGCCGGGATCAATCAAGGCGGATGCACCGAAAGAAGAGTTGATTATTTTTGGCGTACACCCGTATGACATTATAGCCATAAACCAGATGGATAAGGTGTTTTCCGCTATTCCTCAGGATAACCACTACCTTGAACGTCGTAAGCGGACTACGATTATCGGCATCGATCCGGTCAAGGTAGCGCCCAGGGCCTTCTGGAGCAGCATGGGGGCTGACACTGTGGCGGGTGGTTTCGATTTGATGTTGACGGATATCGGGCAGTGTTATGTAGTGGATGTGGGCAGCAAGAAAGGGGCTTCGCTTCTCAAGACGGCCCCCCGCACCAGGGAAGCTGCGCCGGCTGAGGTGAAAGAAAGGGACAAGGTACGGGCGGAGGCGAGAAAACGCTGTGATGCCAACCGGTTGAGTTTTTCTTATCTTGAACTCCCATCCCTTTTAGATGGCAATGAGGAACACGTTATCTGGGAGGAAAAGTCCCATCTTTGTTTTAGTTGCGGGACCTGTAACTTAGTATGTCCAACCTGCTACTGTTTTGATGTCCGGGACGATGTCTCCATAGACCTTAAAAAAGGCAGCCGCTATCGTACCTGGGATGGGTGTCTTTTGAGCGACTTTGCCCGGGTAGCGGGCGGCGGTAATTTTCGCGGCCATCGGGCTGACCGCTACCGCCACCGTTTTTATCGTAAGGGGCAGTTCATATACAGGCGTTTTGGCGATATTGCCTGCGTGGGGTGTGGACGTTGTTCCGCACAGTGCCCGTCTGATATAGCCGATCCCGTAACGGTCTTTAATCGTTTGAAGGAGGGTATCTAA
- the pyrR gene encoding bifunctional pyr operon transcriptional regulator/uracil phosphoribosyltransferase PyrR, which produces MSKEITLMDEEEINRVLARMAHQILERNKGVEGLALVGIRTGGVFLAQRLKGKIMHTEQADVPMGILDITLYRDDWSMIGRQPLVHKTEIGFPVEDQKIILVDDVLFTGRTVRAALDALMDFGRPKGVELAVLVDRGHRELPIEPQYVGKKINTACSERVNVFLKESGGEDKVILETGTGFEKR; this is translated from the coding sequence ATGTCCAAAGAAATAACATTGATGGATGAGGAAGAGATTAACCGTGTTTTGGCCAGAATGGCTCACCAGATCCTGGAGAGGAACAAGGGGGTAGAGGGGCTGGCCCTCGTAGGCATTCGAACCGGTGGTGTTTTTCTGGCCCAGCGTCTGAAGGGAAAAATTATGCATACGGAACAGGCGGATGTGCCTATGGGCATACTGGACATAACCCTTTATCGTGATGACTGGAGCATGATTGGTCGCCAGCCATTAGTTCATAAAACAGAGATAGGTTTCCCTGTCGAGGATCAGAAGATTATCTTAGTGGATGATGTTCTTTTTACCGGGCGCACGGTTAGGGCGGCGCTGGATGCCCTTATGGATTTTGGGCGTCCCAAGGGAGTGGAATTGGCGGTACTTGTGGATCGCGGCCATCGGGAGTTACCCATCGAGCCTCAATATGTGGGCAAAAAAATCAATACCGCCTGTTCCGAGCGGGTAAACGTCTTTTTAAAAGAGTCGGGCGGGGAAGATAAGGTTATCCTGGAGACAGGGACAGGGTTTGAGAAAAGGTGA
- a CDS encoding phosphotransacetylase family protein, which yields MVTLYVSSTAGYSGKSMVTMGIGAQLQKDGFSVGYQKPVGILPAEVENILTDKDAWFIYRFLKLSDPLELVCPVVITQDVLIDALREDMKGLDRKIVKAFKSLAINKEVMIVGGSGSFHTGSYMGIPATKLVRRLEAKIVLIDRYRGDFYVDSILDAQDNFKEHLAGVILNNITSEYMSDVQELIVPYLEKKGISVLGVVPYDPLMASVKVEYIAEQLGGKVICCHHRLDNLVEQFLIGGMQVNMFLEYFRKSKNVGVIVGGDRSDIQLASIEGGARCILLTGNLYPNDIIIGRAEEKGIPIVVLSGDTYTIAKSMEKLSFRIRLRETEKVERGVHLIKEYVDFDRLYAKLGLKKK from the coding sequence ATGGTTACATTATATGTAAGTTCTACGGCCGGTTATTCCGGCAAGAGTATGGTTACCATGGGTATTGGCGCCCAATTGCAGAAGGACGGTTTTAGTGTCGGCTACCAGAAGCCTGTGGGGATACTGCCGGCAGAGGTTGAAAACATCCTCACGGACAAAGATGCGTGGTTTATATATCGTTTTTTAAAACTTTCCGATCCCCTGGAGCTCGTCTGTCCGGTGGTCATCACTCAGGATGTCTTGATAGACGCCCTGCGTGAGGATATGAAAGGCCTGGATCGCAAGATCGTCAAGGCCTTTAAGTCCCTGGCCATAAACAAGGAGGTTATGATAGTGGGCGGCTCGGGCAGCTTTCATACCGGTAGTTACATGGGCATACCGGCAACTAAATTAGTAAGGAGGCTTGAGGCGAAAATTGTCCTCATCGACCGGTATCGGGGGGATTTCTATGTCGACAGCATACTGGATGCCCAGGATAATTTCAAGGAACACCTCGCCGGTGTCATTTTGAATAATATAACGTCTGAATATATGAGCGATGTACAGGAATTAATAGTACCTTATCTGGAGAAAAAAGGGATAAGTGTCCTGGGGGTAGTGCCTTATGATCCTCTGATGGCCTCGGTCAAGGTGGAATATATAGCGGAGCAGCTTGGCGGGAAAGTCATCTGCTGTCATCATCGCCTGGATAATCTGGTAGAACAGTTTCTGATCGGAGGCATGCAGGTTAACATGTTTTTGGAATATTTCAGAAAGTCTAAGAATGTGGGGGTCATTGTGGGAGGGGATCGGTCGGATATTCAACTGGCTTCCATAGAAGGCGGGGCCAGATGTATTTTGTTGACCGGCAACTTATATCCTAATGACATAATTATCGGGCGGGCTGAGGAAAAGGGAATTCCCATCGTTGTCCTGTCCGGCGACACCTATACTATTGCCAAGAGTATGGAGAAGCTCTCTTTTCGTATAAGGCTGCGTGAGACGGAAAAGGTGGAAAGAGGCGTCCATCTTATTAAGGAATATGTCGATTTTGACCGCCTGTATGCCAAACTTGGTCTAAAGAAAAAATAA
- a CDS encoding acetate--CoA ligase, with amino-acid sequence MLEHFFSPRSVAVVGASRQPGKVGYDVLKNMMSYGYQGQIYPVNPAATEILGTKAYPNLASVPGPVDLAVICVPAPHVIQIVEECAAQKIDSIVVITAGFKEVGPEGARLERELKDAINRYGIRMVGPNCVGLIDTASGVNASFAAGMPLKGNIGFFSQSGALCVAILDWSLAEDIGFSKFVSLGNKTDISEIEMLMALSEDPETKVVLGYLEGITDGLAFMDVARAISKRKPVILIKSGTTASGAKAASSHTGALAGSDAAFQAAFRQSGVIRAHSINDLFNYAMAFAYQPLPKGPNIAIITNSGGPGIIAADACDRSNLILASLNKETIDKLRKILPPIASFYNPVDIIGDAGAERYRDTLAIIQADDQVHAILILLTPTAMVDVAETAKAVAGLAKQSPKPVFASFLGKKRVEEGIKILLREGIPHYNYPEDAIAAMDSMYRQRLWVDEPPRTHLCYRADRDKVWQIFDRVRDENRNQLIEAEAREVLQAYGFKVPANILARTSREAVAAADSIGYPVVMKIAAHQIIHKSDIGGVILGINTAKEVERAFFEITSRARARAPQAPILGVMVQEMIIGGREVILGLSKDPQFGTLIMFGLGGVYVEVLKDVSFRVAPLAREDAHEMVREIRSFPLLRGVRGEQSADIEAVEEALLIMSQLAQDFPEIVEADVNPLLAKSRGEGVIAVDARFTIRGA; translated from the coding sequence ATGTTAGAACACTTTTTCAGCCCCCGTTCCGTAGCTGTAGTCGGCGCTTCACGTCAGCCGGGCAAGGTCGGGTATGACGTCTTAAAAAACATGATGAGCTATGGGTATCAGGGGCAGATTTATCCCGTTAATCCCGCTGCCACGGAGATACTGGGCACTAAAGCCTACCCGAACTTGGCCTCCGTACCCGGCCCGGTTGACCTGGCCGTAATTTGCGTGCCTGCGCCGCATGTAATTCAGATAGTCGAGGAATGCGCGGCCCAAAAAATCGACTCGATAGTGGTTATAACGGCGGGATTCAAGGAGGTCGGGCCGGAAGGGGCCCGGCTGGAGCGCGAATTAAAGGATGCCATCAATAGATACGGCATACGTATGGTCGGCCCCAATTGTGTCGGCCTGATCGATACAGCCTCCGGGGTTAACGCCTCTTTTGCGGCAGGCATGCCGCTTAAAGGCAACATCGGCTTTTTTTCCCAATCCGGGGCCTTGTGTGTGGCTATCCTGGACTGGTCTCTGGCCGAAGACATCGGCTTTTCCAAGTTCGTCAGCCTGGGAAATAAGACGGATATCTCCGAGATCGAGATGCTGATGGCCCTGTCGGAAGACCCGGAGACCAAGGTTGTCCTGGGGTATCTGGAGGGCATAACTGACGGCCTGGCCTTTATGGACGTGGCCAGGGCGATCTCCAAAAGGAAGCCGGTTATTCTCATCAAATCAGGCACCACGGCCTCCGGCGCCAAGGCAGCGTCCTCGCATACCGGCGCGCTGGCCGGCTCGGATGCGGCGTTTCAGGCCGCCTTTCGCCAGAGCGGCGTCATTCGCGCCCATTCCATCAACGATCTTTTCAATTATGCCATGGCCTTTGCCTACCAGCCTTTGCCTAAAGGCCCCAATATAGCCATTATCACCAACTCCGGCGGGCCGGGTATAATAGCCGCGGATGCCTGTGACCGTTCCAATCTCATACTGGCCTCCTTAAACAAGGAGACCATAGATAAGCTCCGAAAAATACTGCCGCCTATCGCCTCCTTTTATAACCCGGTGGATATTATCGGCGATGCGGGAGCGGAGCGTTACCGTGATACCCTGGCCATCATACAGGCAGACGATCAGGTGCACGCCATCCTGATCTTGCTGACACCCACGGCTATGGTTGATGTGGCTGAGACGGCCAAGGCTGTTGCCGGACTTGCGAAACAATCGCCGAAACCGGTCTTTGCTTCCTTTCTGGGGAAGAAACGTGTAGAAGAAGGGATAAAAATATTATTACGGGAGGGCATCCCGCATTATAATTATCCTGAAGATGCCATAGCCGCTATGGATAGTATGTACCGCCAGCGTTTATGGGTGGATGAGCCCCCACGCACGCATCTTTGTTACCGGGCGGATCGGGACAAGGTATGGCAGATATTTGACCGGGTGCGCGATGAAAACCGTAATCAACTTATAGAAGCTGAGGCGCGGGAAGTTCTTCAGGCCTATGGTTTTAAGGTTCCGGCCAATATCCTGGCCCGTACCTCAAGGGAGGCGGTGGCTGCTGCCGATAGTATCGGGTATCCCGTAGTTATGAAGATTGCCGCACACCAGATTATTCACAAGAGTGACATAGGCGGCGTTATTCTTGGCATTAATACGGCAAAAGAGGTAGAGAGGGCGTTTTTTGAGATTACCTCACGGGCACGGGCCAGGGCTCCTCAGGCCCCTATCCTCGGGGTGATGGTACAGGAGATGATTATAGGGGGTAGAGAGGTCATCCTGGGTCTGAGTAAGGATCCGCAGTTCGGGACGTTGATTATGTTCGGCTTAGGTGGTGTTTATGTAGAAGTACTTAAGGATGTGTCTTTCCGTGTGGCGCCTTTAGCCAGGGAAGATGCCCATGAGATGGTGAGGGAGATAAGGTCTTTTCCCCTTTTACGCGGGGTGCGGGGAGAACAATCTGCAGATATTGAGGCCGTTGAGGAAGCCCTGCTTATAATGTCTCAACTGGCCCAGGATTTTCCGGAAATTGTGGAAGCCGACGTAAATCCCCTGCTGGCCAAATCCAGGGGCGAAGGGGTTATAGCGGTTGATGCCAGGTTTACCATAAGGGGGGCCTAA
- a CDS encoding inorganic phosphate transporter, with protein sequence MQPIPLIASLLIALSVGSNDTSNALGICIGCRIISFRRAVILFGVFVLVGILLQGRKVMKTVGKDIVEMDLRILGISLLVSAILIIISNWKRLPVSTHQVIIGSLTGSGTALGADVNYGSLFEILLSWAISPLAAFFASLIIYRAMEKTLSKLPFLQIERIIRVLLLASGIIIAYTTGANELATILGPIIHTGLIDETWAFLGGAFLVFLGAVLLSNRIIETIGSGITALDPYSGFAAQFGAGCCVFLFTSLGMPISTTYCIIGGITGIGMLKGTGTVSVNLLKKIALSWILAPALAFLTCFTIIRTLI encoded by the coding sequence ATGCAACCGATTCCGCTTATAGCCAGCCTTCTCATAGCTCTTAGTGTCGGTTCCAACGACACCTCCAATGCCCTGGGAATATGTATAGGATGCAGGATAATATCCTTTAGAAGGGCTGTAATCCTGTTCGGGGTATTCGTTCTGGTTGGAATACTGTTGCAAGGCCGAAAGGTGATGAAGACTGTTGGGAAAGATATCGTAGAAATGGATTTGCGTATTTTGGGGATATCTTTGCTTGTATCCGCCATTTTGATCATTATTTCCAACTGGAAGAGGCTGCCGGTTTCCACCCATCAGGTAATAATCGGAAGCTTAACCGGCTCTGGAACCGCCCTGGGGGCAGACGTGAACTACGGATCACTTTTTGAGATTCTTCTTTCGTGGGCCATATCTCCCCTGGCGGCCTTTTTTGCGTCATTGATAATATACCGGGCAATGGAAAAGACCCTCTCCAAACTACCCTTCCTGCAAATTGAAAGGATTATCAGGGTGCTCTTGCTCGCAAGCGGGATTATCATAGCCTACACTACCGGAGCTAATGAACTTGCTACCATCCTGGGACCGATCATTCATACCGGTTTGATCGATGAGACATGGGCATTTTTAGGAGGCGCTTTTTTAGTGTTCCTTGGCGCCGTACTTTTAAGCAACCGGATAATAGAGACTATCGGAAGTGGGATAACGGCACTAGACCCTTATTCAGGATTTGCCGCGCAGTTTGGCGCCGGGTGTTGCGTTTTTCTTTTTACTTCCCTGGGCATGCCGATTTCAACAACCTATTGCATTATTGGTGGAATTACCGGCATCGGGATGCTAAAAGGAACCGGCACTGTAAGTGTTAATCTACTAAAAAAGATAGCTTTAAGCTGGATTCTGGCGCCTGCTCTAGCCTTTTTAACTTGTTTCACAATCATTAGAACTCTGATCTGA
- a CDS encoding TIGR00153 family protein: MLKELFLGGKKELEVVDKMKKHMGFLCSACTTLKTAIENRDKELISSVSDLEREGDIVRREIFSNIYEGAFLPFLRPNICRFVEIVDNALDVTKDAAIEYTDLELDEETKDDCARIADISAKMCEMLLAAIETLSGRADLREKSLAIRIYEKKVDEIEFDLLKRLRTKEIKNFWEGKALSDFIHDLTSTSDLIEDASDYLQIINISLR, encoded by the coding sequence GTGCTTAAAGAACTGTTTCTGGGCGGCAAGAAGGAACTGGAAGTCGTAGATAAGATGAAGAAACACATGGGGTTTCTTTGTTCAGCCTGTACGACCCTTAAGACCGCGATAGAGAACCGGGATAAGGAGTTAATATCGAGTGTCTCCGATTTGGAAAGAGAGGGAGATATAGTCCGGAGGGAGATATTTTCAAATATCTATGAAGGGGCCTTTTTACCGTTTCTACGGCCTAATATATGCAGATTCGTGGAGATAGTAGATAATGCCTTGGACGTAACGAAAGATGCGGCTATTGAATACACGGATTTAGAGTTAGATGAAGAAACAAAGGATGACTGTGCCAGAATTGCGGACATCAGTGCGAAGATGTGCGAGATGCTTTTAGCGGCCATTGAGACATTATCCGGACGTGCTGACTTGAGGGAAAAAAGCCTGGCTATTAGAATTTATGAAAAGAAGGTTGATGAGATAGAATTTGACCTGCTCAAAAGGCTCCGGACAAAAGAGATTAAAAACTTCTGGGAGGGCAAAGCACTCTCTGATTTTATACATGACCTTACCAGTACAAGCGATTTAATCGAAGACGCCAGCGATTATCTGCAGATAATAAATATAAGCCTACGATGA
- a CDS encoding CBS domain-containing protein: protein MKVEEVMNKKIEYIEPESTVYDAIEKMVDKRIRSLLVNPKDEQDVYGLITVRDIVFKIINKNLNPRKIKVGEITSKPLVCVTKDMPIEHVMALMEKFNIARVIVCEEGKVRGVVSLFDVMAGSLIEKAIEGHSA, encoded by the coding sequence ATGAAGGTAGAAGAGGTAATGAACAAAAAGATAGAGTACATAGAACCCGAGTCCACGGTGTACGATGCCATAGAAAAGATGGTTGATAAAAGGATCCGGTCTTTACTGGTAAATCCCAAGGATGAGCAGGATGTTTATGGATTAATTACGGTAAGAGATATTGTGTTTAAGATCATAAATAAGAATCTTAACCCAAGGAAAATAAAGGTCGGAGAAATTACTTCCAAGCCATTGGTATGTGTTACCAAAGACATGCCCATCGAACATGTCATGGCCTTGATGGAAAAGTTCAATATTGCCAGGGTCATTGTGTGTGAAGAAGGCAAAGTCCGCGGGGTTGTATCTTTATTTGATGTCATGGCTGGTTCGCTGATAGAGAAAGCAATAGAGGGGCATAGTGCTTAA
- a CDS encoding DUF2283 domain-containing protein, translating into MGEAIKVWYDKEGDYLEVLFERKTGYFKETENDAVMEKVDNEGNVIGFSILKVSTLKEQTPLSIELKKHVA; encoded by the coding sequence ATGGGAGAAGCAATAAAAGTTTGGTATGACAAAGAAGGGGATTATCTTGAAGTTCTCTTTGAACGAAAGACGGGCTATTTCAAAGAAACAGAAAATGACGCAGTGATGGAAAAAGTAGATAATGAAGGGAATGTCATTGGATTTTCCATATTGAAAGTCAGTACGCTGAAAGAGCAAACACCTCTCTCAATCGAACTGAAGAAACACGTCGCCTAA